Proteins encoded in a region of the Panicum hallii strain FIL2 chromosome 3, PHallii_v3.1, whole genome shotgun sequence genome:
- the LOC112886340 gene encoding uncharacterized protein LOC112886340 isoform X5: MQNERASLHDVQTALHKYNRANNTMFELDEITVKYLFFEFGRACYHYNFTAKPDNHPSAGGSINRFFADINCPLEIKDDVLLCCIIGEKDAGQCHACEGYRPTMVHPSSRAYGGGYTTAIDYPDEDSSSSDSDH; the protein is encoded by the exons ATGCAGAATGAAAGGGCCTCACTGCATGATGTCCAGACAGCCTTGCATAAATATAACAGAGCAAACAACACAATG TTTGAGCTGGACGAGATAACAGTGAAGTATCTGTTTTTTGAGTTTGGCAGGGCTTGCTATCATTACAACTTCACAGCTAAACCTGACAACCATCCCTCTGCTGGTGGCAGTATTAATCGTTTCTTCGCTGATATTAATTGTCCTCTTGAGATTAAGGATGATGTATTGCTATGCTGTATTATTGGGGAGAAAGATGCAG GTCAATGCCATGCCTGCGAGGGTTATCGGCCTACGATGGTTCACCCGTCAAGTCGTGCGTATGGTGGAGGTTATACTACAGCTATTGATTATCCTGATGAGGACAGCTCAAGCTCAGATAGTGACCACTAG
- the LOC112886340 gene encoding uncharacterized protein LOC112886340 isoform X2 has protein sequence MQGVMQVGHRREGVLLKATTGRNILGGLNTLTSQEQAQAAWYVRIELILKLQLWSIHRKRRNLQRKGMRPEKEKTCRMKGPHCMMSRQPCINITEQTTQWACYHYNFTAKPDNHPSAGGSINRFFADINCPLEIKDDVLLCCIIGEKDAGQCHACEGYRPTMVHPSSRAYGGGYTTAIDYPDEDSSSSDSDH, from the exons ATGCAAG GAGTAATGCAGGTTGGGCATCGAAGGGAAGGAGTACTCCTGAAGGCTACAACAGGGAGGAACATACTTGGCGGTTTGAATACCCTTACCTCCCAGGAACAAGCCCAAGCAGCATGGTACGTGCGTATAGAGCTAATTTTAAAGCTCCAGTTGTGGTCCATCCACCGAAAAAGAAGAAATCTCCAGAGGAAAGGAATGCGGCCTGAGAAAGAAAAAACATGCAGAATGAAAGGGCCTCACTGCATGATGTCCAGACAGCCTTGCATAAATATAACAGAGCAAACAACACAATG GGCTTGCTATCATTACAACTTCACAGCTAAACCTGACAACCATCCCTCTGCTGGTGGCAGTATTAATCGTTTCTTCGCTGATATTAATTGTCCTCTTGAGATTAAGGATGATGTATTGCTATGCTGTATTATTGGGGAGAAAGATGCAG GTCAATGCCATGCCTGCGAGGGTTATCGGCCTACGATGGTTCACCCGTCAAGTCGTGCGTATGGTGGAGGTTATACTACAGCTATTGATTATCCTGATGAGGACAGCTCAAGCTCAGATAGTGACCACTAG